One genomic segment of Caldimonas brevitalea includes these proteins:
- a CDS encoding thioesterase II family protein, with the protein MTRLAGGLGGSVVPGAHHLNWHRQGEQRVLGFGYAGGHGAVFGGLAAQLPPAFGLAEFVMPGRQRRAREAPATTLERACEEAMAELRGWSQPPLLLGYSMGALLAYETARRLQAEGRPPHALLVCALNAPHRLLPPEGVHRYPLPRLQQHLARLGGTPAEVLNDLDVLACFAPAVQSDYALVETYRFVPSPPLGCPIVVLAGRQDDRTTGPGVAAWQELTTAAFREQWVDAGHFFLHAQPQLLAQGLAEAARLAEGAAPTLDAKDLHA; encoded by the coding sequence ATGACACGGCTGGCAGGTGGACTGGGCGGGAGTGTCGTCCCGGGCGCGCACCACCTCAATTGGCACCGGCAGGGCGAGCAGCGCGTGCTCGGCTTTGGCTACGCAGGTGGGCACGGCGCGGTCTTCGGTGGGTTGGCGGCGCAGCTGCCGCCGGCCTTCGGCCTGGCCGAGTTCGTGATGCCCGGCCGCCAGCGACGGGCCCGCGAAGCGCCCGCGACGACGCTCGAGCGCGCTTGCGAAGAGGCGATGGCCGAGTTGCGCGGCTGGTCACAACCGCCGCTGCTGCTGGGCTACAGCATGGGGGCCTTGCTCGCCTATGAGACCGCCCGTCGGCTCCAGGCCGAGGGCCGACCGCCCCACGCGTTGTTGGTGTGTGCGCTCAATGCACCCCACCGGCTGTTGCCGCCCGAAGGTGTCCACCGCTACCCGCTGCCTCGGCTGCAGCAACACCTGGCGCGTCTGGGCGGCACGCCGGCCGAGGTGCTGAACGACCTCGACGTGCTGGCCTGCTTCGCGCCGGCCGTGCAGAGCGACTATGCGCTGGTGGAGACCTATCGTTTTGTGCCCTCGCCGCCGCTCGGCTGTCCCATCGTCGTCCTGGCCGGCCGTCAGGACGACCGCACCACCGGCCCGGGCGTCGCGGCCTGGCAGGAGCTGACCACCGCCGCCTTCCGCGAACAATGGGTCGACGCGGGCCATTTCTTCCTGCACGCCCAGCCGCAACTGCTCGCGCAAGGGCTGGCGGAGGCGGCCCGCCTGGCCGAGGGCGCCGCCCCGACCCTGGATGCAAAGGACCTTCATGCCTGA
- a CDS encoding LysE family translocator, with product MPDLGLLATFAMTNFLLNISPGPAVLQVLGHAIANGALRAQASVLGILAGNLVYCTLSALGLGAILIASPTLFGVLRYLGVAYLLYIGVRRMLARSQPLAVKAAGAGFGPLTLFRDSLLLQLSNPKSLLFFGAMLPTFVDPARPAGPQIFTLGVLAILLELPVLAAYALLGARIATSVENPRYHRWLDLACGGMLVVAALFVATTPVHPPSAPVATAAGGTPS from the coding sequence ATGCCTGATCTCGGCCTGCTCGCGACCTTCGCGATGACCAATTTCCTGCTCAACATCTCGCCCGGCCCGGCCGTCCTGCAGGTGCTGGGGCATGCCATCGCCAACGGCGCGCTGCGGGCGCAGGCCTCGGTGCTGGGCATCTTGGCCGGCAACCTCGTGTACTGCACGCTGTCCGCACTCGGCCTGGGCGCGATCCTGATCGCGTCGCCGACCCTGTTCGGCGTGCTGCGCTACCTGGGCGTGGCCTATTTGCTGTACATCGGCGTGCGGCGCATGTTGGCCCGCTCGCAGCCCCTGGCCGTGAAGGCGGCCGGCGCCGGCTTCGGCCCGCTGACCTTGTTCCGCGACAGCCTGCTGCTGCAGCTGTCGAACCCGAAGTCGCTGCTGTTCTTCGGCGCCATGCTGCCGACCTTCGTCGACCCTGCCCGGCCTGCCGGCCCGCAGATCTTCACGCTCGGGGTGCTGGCCATCCTGCTCGAACTGCCGGTGCTGGCCGCCTATGCCCTGCTGGGCGCGCGCATCGCCACCTCGGTCGAAAACCCGCGCTACCACCGCTGGCTGGACCTGGCCTGCGGCGGCATGCTGGTGGTCGCCGCGCTGTTTGTCGCCACCACCCCCGTTCATCCGCCCTCGGCCCCGGTCGCGACTGCAGCGGGCGGCACGCCCTCGTGA
- a CDS encoding porin, giving the protein MAAQQTAVRASSSFNTLPLLLLAALATATPAVAESTLQVAGELNLSLAHYRGHQEAGGLHTQTRLDSYGSRLTLRGTEALGGSLKASFTLASSLGPDDGRGRFCSRDCWVALSGDFGMLKLGRLLPIYDDVSVPWYFIETPGTHNPLALWANCGGGAGLESGCLDNYLPGSLRYDTPRVSGWSASASASRVEDVPEPGRAAKVYTLGGDYRDAGWYMGYAAQIQDDARGAGLRDTGFTVSLLYKGPLTLGLGYEHLRYKMAGGETLRRDYLGLLLARYTGPHATWFNLGRAGSGHGDAARGATVNAVSQLPRSGAWMWSVGQHYKISPTVKLYGFYTEIRNEPHGAYALDAASAKWLGRGRRLSTWALGYIVRF; this is encoded by the coding sequence GTGGCTGCGCAACAGACGGCCGTGCGGGCCAGCTCATCCTTCAACACCCTGCCCCTGCTGCTGCTGGCGGCGCTGGCCACGGCCACGCCGGCGGTGGCCGAGTCGACGCTGCAAGTGGCGGGTGAACTGAACCTGTCGCTTGCGCACTACAGGGGCCACCAGGAAGCGGGGGGGTTGCACACCCAGACGCGGCTCGACAGTTACGGTTCACGCCTGACGCTGCGGGGCACCGAAGCGCTCGGCGGCAGCCTGAAGGCCTCGTTCACCTTGGCCAGCAGCCTGGGCCCCGACGACGGCCGCGGCCGGTTTTGCAGCCGTGATTGCTGGGTGGCGTTGAGCGGCGATTTCGGCATGCTGAAACTCGGACGTCTGCTGCCGATCTACGACGACGTGTCGGTGCCCTGGTATTTCATCGAAACCCCCGGCACCCACAATCCGCTGGCCCTTTGGGCCAATTGCGGCGGTGGCGCCGGACTCGAAAGCGGCTGCCTCGACAACTATTTGCCCGGCTCGCTGCGTTACGACACGCCGCGCGTTTCCGGATGGTCCGCAAGTGCGTCGGCCTCTCGAGTCGAAGACGTGCCGGAGCCGGGCCGCGCGGCCAAGGTCTATACCCTGGGCGGAGATTATCGGGACGCCGGTTGGTATATGGGCTACGCGGCCCAGATTCAGGACGACGCACGCGGCGCCGGGCTGCGCGATACCGGTTTCACGGTGTCGCTGTTGTACAAGGGGCCGCTGACGTTGGGCCTCGGCTATGAACACTTGCGCTACAAAATGGCCGGCGGCGAGACCCTGCGGCGCGATTATCTCGGCCTGCTGCTGGCCCGCTACACCGGCCCGCATGCCACCTGGTTCAACCTCGGTCGCGCCGGCAGCGGGCACGGCGATGCGGCGCGCGGCGCCACGGTGAATGCGGTGAGCCAGCTGCCGCGATCCGGCGCTTGGATGTGGAGCGTGGGGCAGCACTACAAGATCAGCCCGACGGTCAAGCTGTACGGGTTCTATACCGAGATCCGCAATGAACCCCACGGCGCGTACGCGCTCGACGCCGCCAGTGCCAAATGGCTGGGCCGGGGGCGGCGTCTGTCGACCTGGGCGCTGGGCTATATAGTGCGTTTCTGA
- a CDS encoding GNAT family N-acetyltransferase, producing MKIELVDSTPHHPDALSLLDELSAELRAITGSDGTARFRTGDLDHPRSVFLLARQDGRAVGCGALRPLEAAGDPHVAEIKRMYARERGRGIGAAVLAALEARAHSFGYREIWLETRKVNLKAVGFYQRLGYRVRENYGPYVGRTEAVCFEKALPGA from the coding sequence ATGAAGATCGAACTCGTCGACAGCACCCCCCACCACCCCGACGCGCTTTCCTTGCTCGACGAATTGTCGGCCGAGCTGCGCGCCATCACCGGCAGCGACGGCACCGCCCGCTTCCGAACCGGCGACCTGGATCATCCGCGTTCGGTGTTTCTCCTGGCCAGGCAAGACGGCCGCGCGGTCGGGTGTGGTGCGTTGCGCCCCCTGGAAGCGGCTGGCGATCCGCACGTGGCCGAAATCAAACGCATGTATGCGCGTGAACGCGGCCGAGGCATCGGCGCGGCGGTGCTGGCAGCGCTGGAAGCACGGGCCCACAGCTTTGGATATCGCGAGATTTGGCTCGAAACCCGCAAGGTCAATCTGAAGGCGGTGGGGTTTTATCAAAGGCTGGGCTACCGGGTTCGCGAGAACTACGGCCCATACGTCGGACGCACCGAAGCGGTGTGTTTTGAAAAAGCCCTGCCAGGCGCTTGA
- a CDS encoding PAS domain-containing sensor histidine kinase, with amino-acid sequence METEPAVHALAGRVPDLLAMWLQQSREYVVLVIDTAGTVEYASEGSRHVLGYAPSDLVGQPISVLFTPEDLELGLDVHETAVARSAGDTEDDRWHVRRDGSRIWVSGAVQALRDEQGRLVAFVKVLRDRTDICTTIEALERRVTALLQEQEATRVFLGGLAHELRNPLTPLANVAHLLRLTGGDAGTPPYVQIIERQLMQMQRLIDDMTDMTRRDADRIELRLEPVELQAVTLTAVDSCRAAADARRQNLECLMPSGPVTLTVDRLRYTQIVVNLVNNAIKFTPPGGRIWVKGSVEAHHAVLTVEDTGVGIDADTLPRIFELFTQGGRSQDSENGGLGVGLALVKDLVQLHNGTVEVRSGGSKQGSAFTVKLPLEQAR; translated from the coding sequence ATGGAAACCGAGCCGGCCGTTCACGCACTCGCGGGCCGCGTTCCTGACCTGTTGGCGATGTGGCTGCAGCAGAGCCGTGAATACGTCGTCCTGGTCATCGACACGGCGGGCACCGTCGAATACGCCTCGGAGGGGTCGCGCCATGTGCTGGGCTATGCGCCCTCCGACCTCGTCGGACAACCCATTTCGGTCTTGTTCACGCCCGAAGACCTCGAACTCGGACTCGATGTGCACGAGACCGCCGTCGCGCGCAGTGCCGGGGACACCGAGGACGACCGCTGGCACGTGCGCCGCGACGGCAGTCGCATCTGGGTCAGCGGCGCCGTGCAGGCGCTGCGGGACGAGCAAGGGCGGCTGGTCGCCTTCGTCAAGGTGCTGCGCGACCGCACCGACATCTGCACCACCATCGAAGCGCTCGAACGGCGCGTGACGGCGCTGCTGCAGGAGCAAGAGGCGACACGCGTCTTCCTCGGTGGCCTGGCGCACGAGTTGCGCAATCCCCTCACGCCGCTGGCCAACGTCGCTCATTTGTTGCGCCTCACGGGCGGTGACGCGGGGACGCCGCCCTATGTGCAGATCATCGAGCGGCAATTGATGCAGATGCAGCGCCTGATCGACGACATGACGGACATGACGCGGCGCGACGCCGACCGTATCGAACTGCGGCTGGAGCCGGTGGAACTGCAGGCCGTGACGTTGACGGCGGTGGACAGCTGCCGGGCGGCCGCCGACGCGCGCCGCCAGAACTTGGAGTGCTTGATGCCATCCGGCCCGGTGACGCTGACGGTCGACCGGCTGCGCTACACCCAGATCGTCGTCAACCTGGTCAACAACGCGATCAAGTTCACGCCGCCGGGCGGCCGGATCTGGGTCAAGGGGTCGGTGGAGGCGCACCACGCGGTGCTGACCGTCGAGGACACGGGTGTGGGGATCGACGCGGACACCTTGCCCCGCATCTTCGAATTGTTCACGCAGGGCGGCCGCTCACAAGACAGTGAGAACGGCGGGCTGGGCGTGGGCCTGGCCCTGGTGAAGGACCTGGTGCAACTCCACAACGGCACCGTCGAAGTGCGCAGCGGCGGCTCGAAACAGGGCAGCGCCTTCACCGTCAAACTGCCGCTCGAGCAAGCGCGTTGA